From the genome of Triticum aestivum cultivar Chinese Spring chromosome 1A, IWGSC CS RefSeq v2.1, whole genome shotgun sequence:
TTAGGTGTAGCTGGTGTATTCGGCGGTTCCCTATTCAGTGCTATGCATGGTTCCTTGGTAACCTCTAGTTTGGTCAGGGAAACTACTGAAAATGAATCTGCTAATGAGGGTTACAAATTTGGTCAAGAGGAAGAAACTTATAATATTGTGGCTGCTCATGGTTATTTTGGCCGATTAATCTTCCAATATGCTAGTTTCAACAACTCTCGTTCTTTACACTTCTTCTTGGCTGCTTGGCCTATAGTAGGAATCTGGTTCACTGCTTTAGGTATTAGTACTATGGCTTTCAACCTAAATGGTTTCAATTTCAACCAATCTGTAGTTGATAGTCAAGGTCGCGTTATTAATACTTGGGCTGATATCATCAACCGTGCTAACCTTGGTATGGAAGTAATGCACGAACGTAATGCTCACAACTTCCCTCTAGACTTAGCTGCTGTTGAAGTTCCATCTATTAATGGATAAGGTTTTTCTTCTAACATATAAGAATTTttgaagaaagaaaagacagaaatACCCAATATCTTGCTAGAACAAGATATTGGGTATTTCTGTCTTTATTTTgaatcttttttttcttcttaatCTTTCTATTCAGAATTCAGTTAACGACGAGATTTAGTATCCTTTCTTGCATTTTCATAACTCGTGAAATGCCGAGTAGGCACGAATTCCCCCAATTTGCGACCTACCATAGGATTTGTTATGTAAATAGGTATATGTTCCTTTCCATTATGAATCGCGATTGTATGGCCAACCATTGTGGGTAGAATGCTAGATGCCCGGGACCACGttactattgtttctttctcctccttcatatTGACCTTTTCTATCTTTGCCAATCAATGATGAGCTACAAAAGGATTCGTTTTTTTTCGTGTCACAGCTGATtactccttttttcctttttaaagAGTGGCATTCTATGTCCAATATCTCGATCGAAGTACGGAGGTCAGAATAAATAGAATAATGATcaatggaaaaaagaaaaaaatcctttagcTGGATAAGGGGCGGATGTAGCCAAGTGGATCAAGGCAGTGGATTGTGAATCCACCATGCGCGGGTTCAATTCCCGTCGTTCGCCCATCGCATTATTGCAAATTCCAAAAATGCAATTTTCCATATTCCTATTTACGTACGGCGACGAAGAATAAAACTATCgctatattttttccttttcctaGTTCTTCTTCCAAGCGCAGGATAACCCCAAGGGGTTGTGGGTTTTTTTCTACCAATGGGAGCTTTCCCTTCACCGCCCCCATGGGGGTGGTCCACAGGGTTCATAACTACCCCTCTTACTACGGGGCGTTTACCTAGCCAACACTTAGATCCGGCTCTACCCAAACTTTTTTGGTTCACCCCAACATTACCCACTTGTCCGACTGTTGCTAAGCAGTTTTGGGATACTAAACGGACCTCCCCAGATGGTAATCTTAAAGTGGCCGATTTACCCTCTTTTGCAATGAGTTTCGCTACAGCACCTGCTGCTCTAGCTAATTGCCCACCCCTTCCACGTGTGATTTCTATGTTATGCATGGCCGTGCCTAAGGGCATATCGGTTGAAGGAGATTCTTCTTTTCTCTCAAAAAACCCCTTCCCAAACTGTACAAGCTTCTTCCAAAGCATACGGCTTTCTAGATGTATATGACGATCTCTAGACAGATGGATCTTATATGAATCATATGATGAAGTACCACATGAGTGGATATATAGGAAAGGAATCCAAATCTGCCGAATCGCTCATGTTATGATCTTCTACATCCTAGGTCTCTGCGTTCCGTCATCTGGCTTATGTTCTTCATGTAGCATTCAGATCGAATGACTCTATGAAATTACGTCGATACTTCCACATATTATGGGTAACGTAGGAGACATCCCTATTTTCCCCCGGGGGTCTTAATTACCACTGCTTAGCTTTCAATTTGCCTCTGACCATCAAATTAAATGTGAATAACCCGTCCTCCTCTCTTTGAAACAAGGGGCGCTTCCGGTTCTGTGCGTGCTTCAAAcaattttgtcttctccatattaccATATGTCTAGAGCCAATAATTTTCTATGAGGAACTACTGAACTCAATCACTTGCTGCCGTTACTCAACAGTTTTCTGTTGAGGTCTATCCCGTAGAGGTAGTCAAATTGGATCAGTGATCGATTTCTAGGTTTCGTCGTAAACCTAATTGGTTACTTCCAATTACGTAAATCAATAGTTCAAACCGCACTCAAAGGTAGGGCATTTCCCATTGATATAGGAACTTTTGTACCAGAAACAATAGTATCTCCAATTATAGCCCCTCTGGGATGTAAAATATATCTCTTCTCACCATCCCCATAGTGTATGAGACAAATGTATGCATTTCGATTAGGGTCGTATTCTATGGTTACGATTCTACTAGATATGTCTTTTTGATTCCGTCGAAAATCTATTTTACGGTATAGGCGCTTATGACCTCCCCCTCTATGCCTTGCGGTAATGATTCCTCTGGAATTACGACCTTTACCACAACGGTGCCGTCCATGGATCAAATTATTTTGTGGATTGGATTTCACTTGCCTGTCTACGGTTCCCTTGCGTGTGCTCGGGATAGGTGTTTTGTATAAATGTTTCGCCGTATTATTAAGTATTCTCCTTTAGTTTTTTTCTCTATCTAGAAGTGGAATAGAATAACCCGGTTGAAGGGTAATGATCATACGTCTGTAATGCATTGTATGGCCCAGAATAGGTCCTATTCTTCTACCTTTTCCAGGTAGTCGATGGTTATTCACAACTACCACCTTAACACCAAACAAGAGTTCGACCCAATGCTTTATTTCTGTCTTAGTGAATCCCGATTCGACATTAAAAGTATATTGATTCTTTCCCAATAAACGAAGACTTTTTTCTGTAAATACTGCGTATTTGATTCCATCCATAAATCGACTTTCCCTCCTATGCTCTGAGTTCCAGTATCGATAAGAATTCGAGTTCTTATTGTTCTTATGTTATGGTATGAATATACCATACCAATTCGTTATGTATGGATGATGGATGAGATTCCATGGATAGAGAGCCAGTTCCAATAGACTTATGGAATGTTCCCGTTCGTGTGCATCCAGCAGGAATTGAACCCGCAAATTTACCAATTATGAGTTGGGCGCTTTAACCATTCAGCCATGGATGCTTAACAGGGATCATCGTACATCGTAAATAACCAATTTTCATATAGAAAGACATATCATAGAAAAATGAAATCGAAAATATTCCGAGATGGCAAATATTCGGAGATGACTATGAAAACACCTCTCTGGATCCTCGAATTGAAAGAGAGATTGAGAGGGATCAAGAATCCTAATTCTCGCTATTTGGAATGGATCCAATTCTATTGAGTCTGACTCATAGTGATCATTTCTCTGTAGCAAAGAATGACCTTGGTTATCAAAGGATTGAACAACCGGGATCCATTTACTTATGATACCTAGTTGGCATTGATAACAAGGATCTAATGAATTATGAGTTTAATAGATCCTCTTTAGCAGAAAGACGTATATTCCTTGCTCATTATCAGACAATCACTTATTCCCAAACCTCGTGTGGGACTAATCGTTTTCATTTACCATCTCATGGAAAACCCTTTTCGTTCCGCTTAGCCCTATCGGGTATTTTAGTGATAGGTTCTGTAGGAACTGGACGATCCTATTTGGTCAAATACCTAACGAAAAATTACGATTTTCCTTTCATTAAGGTACGAGGGCTTCTTATTCCACAAGAACGAAAGCACCTTTTCATTCTTTCATATACTAGGGGTTTTTCCTTGGAAAAGACAATGTTCCATACTAAAGGATTCGGGTCCATAACCACGAGTTCCAGTGCACTAGATCTTGTAGCACTTAGCAACGAAGCCCTATCCATTAGTATTCCACATAAGAAATCCATTCTAGAAAAAAATACAATTAGATTAGCTCTTCATAGACAAACTTGGGGTTTGCGAGCCAAGGTAAGATCGGCTCGGGATCATGGGACCCTTTTCTATCAGATAGGAGGGGCTCTTGTACAAAATAGACTTACTAAGTAATAACCCCATAGAATCTATCTATATAAAGATAAAGAGGCAATCGTGTCAGGAAGCGGGTTTTTCTTTGGCCAAAAGGTACTTCGAACTTGGAACGAGCATGAAGAGATTAACGAGACTTCTTTCTCTTTTGAGTTTTTCTGGCGGACCTGCCGCGCAAGATCTTTGGTCTTCCCCTGGAACCGATGAAAAAAAGTGGATCGCTTCTTATGTACTCGCTCAGAATGATTCTTCTCTATCTATAGATCATGGCCTATTAGAAGTAGAAGGTGCTCTGGTGCAATCCTTACCGACAGAAAAAGATTGCAGTCAGGTTGATAATAGTCGAGTGACATTACTTCGTCGGTCCGAACTAAGGAATCTGTTAGAAATGTTTTGAAATGGATATTGTTCTCTCTTTGATCAGGGATTGCTATATGAAAAGAAGTGGAGTTTGAAAAAGGGAACGGAATGCTCAAACCGGAACTGCTAGAGGAACGAATTTTCAATAGCATAACTTGGGCTCCTAGAATATGGCGCCCTTGGGACAatctatttgattgcagggttttgttccgaagcaaagatatccgcggaggccgGTTCGTTCGTCCTATTCTGATATTCAGGACCAAGAGGTACTGGATTCTCTTTCGGATAGGCCCTGAAAGGAGAAGAAAGGCTGAAATGCCAACGGACCTCTGTCTATTCTCTAATTCACCCAATCCGATAGTACCCGTTTTTGGAACGTCCAGTGCCAAAGTCACTGAATGGGTAAGTCACAAATCCAATCCCTTTGACAAATCGGATGTAATATTAGATATCATATtctatatatatagaaatatcATAGATAGAATAGACATATAGAATTTTTGGTCGGCAAATTCGAAGGAATCATTGAGTGAAAAAGGAGCAAAGAATGACAAAAGACGAGACTCTACTAGTCTTCACTCTTGTGGTTTCCTCTTCCTCAGTTTCTGTTTTCTTATTCAGGATCTTGCTTTTCATGGTTCTCATCTCTGCAACTCGCGATTTTCGCGAGAGAACCAAATCCAAGTTGGTAAAGATCATGATTTGGGCCGGCACGGTATTGGGATCGTTTGATCGATTTCCTTGATTTGATCGCTACTTAATGGGCGTGCGCTCAAAGGATACAAACAGGGATTCGCAAACAAAAAGGGGAATTCGTAGTCACTTTTTCCTGTCGCGTAAAAAAAAGTCTTTACGCGAGAGCAATAGAGGTTGGGATACATCTATCTCTTCTgagcaacctcttttggattcttaAGACCACCCTTGCAGTAGGATACCATCTGCTTTGGTTCTTTATTATCTCCTTCGAGGGATTTTTAGGATCGTTCAGGCTATATATATTTAGTCTATTTTGGCTTTTACTGTCTACTTTTCTCAGGGAGATGGTTAAGGACCTCAGAAGATAGAGGAGAGCGCCAGGCCCAGATTTCCGGAATACTTCTACGGGGAATGCTCATTGAATGAGCATTCTCCATATTATGCCTTGAAGAGGACTCGAACCTCCACGCTCTTCAGCACGAGATTTTGAGTCTCGCGTGTCTCCCATTTCACCATCAAGGCATCTTGAAAGTGAATCGTATTCCATGAATATGATATCTATCTAATGTGATATATGGAATATATGACAAAGGTGGAGTCTTGGAGTATTTCGATCGATCGGTCATATAGGCCTGAGTCAGACATCAAATAGCTTCGATTTGCATTATCCGTAGGACACCTTATATGTATCAAAATCGATATCAAAATCAAAAAGATGAAAGATGTACAATCCAATTTCTCGATTCAATAGAAGCCCAAAGAGGTGCATATGGTACCCAAATAAGAATAGGATAGATATGTCAAAAGCAGGTCTGATTACACCTATTCCTAATCCTAAATAGAATGTAAGGACGTAGGGATTTCTATGTAAACAGAGTATCCTATTTCCATAGGCTCGAATGACCCCTTCTCATAATAACAATGTGCACGGTCTGGTTCGGTATGGAATGAACTTATAATCTGATGATCGAGTCGATTCCATGATTATAAGTTCATAACCCTAGCGCCCATTCCCATTTTGGGCGGAACAGATCTACTAATTCTTTTATTCCAGTTAGTAAGAGGGATCTTGAACTAAGAAATAGACCTAGCAGCTAAAAGAGGGTATCCTGAGCAATTGCAAGAATGGGGTTCATTGATATTCCTGGTATAGTAGATGCTATCACACATACAGTCATACTCAATTCGATGGAATTGTTTGATCTTAAAGGGGATCTTCTATAATTTCGCACATAAGGGGTTATTTCTTGGTTTCGTCCAGTCATTAATAACTTGATTATTTGTAGATAATAGTAGATAGAAAGAACGCTCGTAAGGAGTCCTATTGAAACCAAGAAATATAGGCCTGCTTGCCATCCACACCAGAATAGATAGAGTTTTCCGAAGAAACCTGCTAGTGGAGGAAGGCCTCCTAGGGATAAGAGACATAGGGCTAAAGAGAGAGCCAAAAAAGGATCTTTCGTGTATAATCCTGCATAATCTCGAATGTTATCAGTTCCGGTACGTAGACCAAATAATACAATGCAAGCAAAAGTTCCTAGATTCATGGagatatagaacagcatataagttATCATGCTTGCATATCCATCATTTGAGTCTCCAACAATTATTCCAATAATTACATATCCGATTTGCCCTATGGACGAATATGCAAGAATGGGGTTCATTGATATTCCTGGTATAGTAGATGCTATCACACATACAGTCATACTCAATTCGATGGAATTGTTTGATCTTAAAGGGGATCTTCTATAATTTCGCACATAAGGGGTTATTTCTTGGTTTCGTCCAGTCATTAATAACTTGATTATTTTTAGATAATAGTAGATAGAAAGAACGCTCGTAAGGAGTCCTATTGAAACCAAGAAATATAGGCCTGCTTGCCATCCACACCAGAATAGATAGAGTTTTCCGAAGAAACCTGCTAGTGGAGGAAGGCCTCCTAGGGATAAGAGACATAGGGCTAAAGAGAGAGCCAAAAAAGGATCTTTCGTGTATAATCCTGCATAATCTCGAATGTTATCAGTTCCGGTACGTAGACCAAATAATACAATGCAAGCAAAAGTTCCTAGATTCATGGagatatagaacagcatataagttATCATGCTTGCATATCCATCATTTGAGTCTCCAACAATTATTCCAATAATTACATATCCGATTTGCCCTATGGACGAATATGCAAGCATATGTTTCATTCTTTGTGGACGAATATGCAAGTATaccattagtggtgcgccattagtaaaatatactaatggcgtgctactaatggcgcaccagtggtgcgccattagtaaaatatactaatggcgtgctactaatggcgcaccactaatgcgccattaatggacaaattaggtgcgccattagtaggccttttcctagtagtgttatgtgcatctaggccagatataatgcttagtgtttgcatgtgtgcccgatttcaagctacaccgaaggaatcacaccataaggccgtgaagcatattcttcgatatctagctcacacaccaacacttggattgtggtaccccaagggctcgacttttgatctcattggatattctgactctgactatgctggtgatcgtgtggatcgcaagtcaacatctggtacatgtcatttcctcggacgatctttggtctgttggtcctcgaagaaatagaactgtgtatcactgtctactgctgaaggtgagtacattgctgctggttcttgctgtgctcaacttctatggatgaagcaaattaaactctcaaggactacagcgtcaacgtgaagaatgtgcctctcctctgtgacaatgagagtgccatcaagattgctcacaatccagttcagcactcgaagacaaagcacattcagattcgtcatcattttcttcgtgatcatgtgttgaagggcgacatttctattgagtatgtgaagactgaagaacagctagccgatatcttcacaaagcccttggatgagaagagatttagcaagttgcggtgtgagctaaatatcttagaatcttcgaatgttttttgaaaaggacactcatcctaacacttatgcaaaattgatgacttagatgtgcaacacatgaagaaacgtttttctaaatcaatgaagaataacactctaagtgtgaagaaattaatgaagaatttgattctcagaaccctacgacaattgtacgcggtgtctgaaaccatcattcttatacagtgggtcatgccaccaccaaaagttgaaaatcttcaatttgagtttttttcctcagttttgaaattcctcaattgttcaaattcttcaactttgcaaaatcttcactatttccgtcattcttcttcattggatatatatatatatatatatatatatatatatatatatatatgagtttatgtcctctacaacattcacttatagctaatcCTTCATTTtgcgttttctgctaagtgaatgtgatcggacccttccccctctatgctcaaacgaatctattcacaaattcttcatgtgcattctatttgaaactcgttcaaaatcttcactatgtccttgtcagctgaagaatttgcgaacggaacgttaaaacttatcttatccaaattttcggctttgccgctcaaaccgtacgttccgcatcccacgatagacttatctattcacccacaatctaacacgatctccacttctcagtatgtgggtgacacatgtcaagcgaatgagaagggtcaggggcatgttcgtccaaaatcttcgagggaacagtttttcactgtggctataaatacccctc
Proteins encoded in this window:
- the LOC123049085 gene encoding photosystem II protein D1-like, which translates into the protein IPTSVAIGLHFYPIWEAASVDEWLYNGGPYELIVLHFLLGVACYMGREWELSFRLGMRPWIVVAYSAPVAAATAVFLIYPIGQGSFSDGMPLGISGTFNFMIVFQAEHNILMHPFHMLGVAGVFGGSLFSAMHGSLVTSSLVRETTENESANEGYKFGQEEETYNIVAAHGYFGRLIFQYASFNNSRSLHFFLAAWPIVGIWFTALGISTMAFNLNGFNFNQSVVDSQGRVINTWADIINRANLGMEVMHERNAHNFPLDLAAVEVPSING